One genomic segment of Amycolatopsis granulosa includes these proteins:
- a CDS encoding malate dehydrogenase: MTQAPVNVTVTGAAGQIGYALLFRIASGQLLGPDTPVKLRLLEIPQAVKAAEGTALELEDCAFPLLAGTDIFDDAKRAFEGTNIALLVGARPRTKGMERADLLEANGGIFKPQGEAINAGAADDVRVLVVGNPANTNALIAQSHAPDVPAERFTAMTRLDHNRAVAQLAKKLNAPVSEIRKLTIWGNHSASQYPDVFHAEVGGRNAAEAVNDEKWLAEEFIPRVAKRGAEIIEARGASSAASAANAAIDHIHTWVNGTAEGDWTSMAVPSDGSYGVPEGLISSFPVVCKGGKYEIVQGLEINEFSRGRIDASVAELTEEREAVKKLGLI, translated from the coding sequence ATGACCCAAGCCCCCGTCAACGTCACCGTAACCGGCGCCGCCGGCCAGATCGGCTACGCGCTGCTGTTCCGCATCGCGTCCGGTCAGCTGCTCGGCCCGGACACCCCGGTGAAGCTGCGGTTGCTGGAGATCCCGCAGGCGGTCAAGGCGGCCGAGGGCACGGCGCTCGAGCTGGAGGACTGCGCGTTCCCGCTGCTGGCCGGCACCGACATCTTCGACGACGCGAAGCGGGCCTTCGAGGGCACCAACATCGCGCTGCTGGTGGGCGCCCGCCCGCGCACCAAGGGCATGGAGCGCGCCGACCTGCTGGAGGCCAACGGCGGCATCTTCAAGCCGCAGGGCGAGGCGATCAACGCCGGGGCCGCCGACGACGTCCGCGTGCTGGTGGTCGGCAACCCGGCCAACACCAACGCCCTGATCGCGCAGTCGCACGCGCCCGACGTCCCGGCCGAGCGGTTCACCGCGATGACCCGCCTGGACCACAACCGCGCCGTGGCCCAGCTGGCGAAGAAGCTCAACGCGCCGGTGAGCGAAATCCGCAAGCTCACGATCTGGGGCAACCACTCCGCCAGCCAGTACCCGGACGTCTTCCACGCCGAGGTCGGCGGCCGGAACGCCGCCGAGGCCGTGAACGACGAGAAGTGGCTGGCGGAGGAGTTCATCCCGCGCGTGGCCAAGCGCGGCGCCGAGATCATCGAGGCCCGGGGCGCGTCCTCGGCCGCGTCGGCCGCCAACGCCGCCATCGACCACATCCACACCTGGGTCAACGGCACCGCCGAGGGTGACTGGACCTCGATGGCCGTCCCGTCCGACGGCTCCTACGGGGTGCCGGAGGGCCTGATCTCGTCGTTCCCGGTCGTCTGCAAGGGCGGCAAGTACGAGATCGTGCAGGGCCTGGAGATCAACGAGTTCTCCCGCGGCCGCATCGACGCGTCCGTCGCGGAGCTCACCGAGGAGCGCGAGGCCGTGAAGAAGCTCGGCCTGATCTGA
- a CDS encoding FUSC family protein, whose protein sequence is MRFAKVALDRLVATDPGLVRLRLAGIAVGGIVLSIIVLVLLGRPLPAIMVASIAAMNSAFSVNDKTEKDQAITLVLVLLCGSASLTVAAFGAAVPLLDPVLFVLLIFLAVYAQRFAPRGTAMGALSFFMFFFAMFLAIHPSQLPQYLPALAVGLAANAVMRFGVLRRRPEAELLRARRAFRARISAVVRAAAASLASGGSEWRITQLRKADTRLHEAVLMIEDTIGDLFDETGTQLLRRRLLAVELACQWLAITVRRASEAADLPDDVRADLVAGLLRLDSLIERDPRELPVISETAEFSKMLVAGSRLADRTAPGDEVRRAIAELALADVNAQRVAERDYSAETELPGQGEDERAGTGEPGEPTGSAEASGSSTVFAYDNRTRSAIQAMVGGGLAVLGGELLSHARWYWAVLTVFVVFLNTSTAGATFVKGFRRVTGTLAGIFGGMLLALLVSGNTAATVALLLVCVFCLVYVARVSQLMMAFFITCMLGVLYSLLGTFSVEVLWLRVAETAVGAAAGLVAAVLVVPVRTRTVMVSDIDTALVNLCEFLAGAEALLSGRENVNVIELSRELDRSVEKVRATIEPLTHPISLASRRDYGWYVLSTLDRLAFRARQVAARAEPGLLPADDRLTALIERISRNIDVIRDALDGDERRTLTRNTSAPDVHEADNAQARSVLTSLGRMEAGTVALGRAFEVPVTDSTRSVQQNVSRRTTSVQAEGDKVTSTSQNSVRRSTQ, encoded by the coding sequence TCGCGAAGGTGGCCCTGGACCGGCTGGTCGCCACCGACCCGGGCCTGGTGCGGCTACGGCTGGCCGGCATCGCGGTCGGCGGCATCGTGCTGTCGATCATCGTGCTGGTGCTGCTCGGCCGTCCGCTCCCGGCGATCATGGTGGCCTCGATCGCGGCGATGAACTCGGCGTTCAGCGTCAACGACAAGACCGAGAAGGACCAGGCGATCACGCTGGTGCTGGTCCTGTTGTGCGGGTCGGCCTCGCTCACGGTCGCCGCGTTCGGCGCCGCCGTGCCGCTGCTGGATCCGGTCCTGTTCGTGCTGCTGATCTTCCTCGCGGTCTACGCGCAGCGGTTCGCGCCCCGCGGCACGGCGATGGGCGCGTTGTCGTTCTTCATGTTCTTCTTCGCGATGTTCCTCGCGATCCACCCCAGCCAGCTACCCCAGTACCTCCCGGCGCTGGCGGTCGGCCTGGCCGCGAACGCCGTGATGCGGTTCGGGGTGCTGCGGCGGCGGCCGGAGGCCGAGCTGCTGCGCGCCCGGCGCGCGTTCCGCGCCCGGATCAGCGCGGTCGTGCGGGCCGCGGCCGCGTCACTGGCCAGCGGCGGCAGCGAGTGGCGGATCACCCAGCTGCGCAAGGCCGACACCCGCCTGCACGAGGCGGTGCTCATGATCGAGGACACCATCGGCGACCTGTTCGACGAGACCGGCACCCAGCTGCTGCGCCGCCGGCTGCTCGCCGTGGAACTGGCCTGCCAGTGGCTCGCGATCACGGTGCGCCGCGCCAGCGAGGCGGCGGACCTGCCCGATGACGTCCGGGCCGACCTGGTGGCGGGCCTGCTGCGGCTGGACTCGCTGATCGAGCGCGATCCGCGGGAGCTGCCGGTGATCAGCGAGACCGCGGAGTTCAGCAAGATGCTGGTCGCGGGCAGCCGCCTCGCCGACCGCACCGCGCCGGGTGACGAGGTGCGCCGCGCGATCGCGGAGCTGGCGCTGGCCGACGTCAACGCCCAGCGCGTGGCCGAGCGGGACTACTCGGCCGAGACCGAGCTGCCCGGGCAGGGTGAGGACGAGCGCGCCGGGACCGGCGAGCCGGGCGAGCCGACCGGGTCTGCGGAGGCTTCCGGGTCCAGCACGGTCTTCGCCTACGACAACCGCACCCGCAGCGCGATCCAGGCCATGGTGGGTGGCGGGCTGGCGGTGCTGGGCGGGGAGCTGCTGTCCCACGCACGCTGGTACTGGGCGGTCCTGACGGTGTTCGTGGTGTTCCTCAACACCTCGACCGCCGGGGCCACGTTCGTGAAGGGGTTCCGCCGGGTCACCGGCACGCTGGCCGGGATCTTCGGCGGCATGCTGCTCGCGCTGCTGGTCAGCGGCAACACGGCCGCCACCGTGGCGCTGCTGCTGGTGTGCGTGTTCTGCCTGGTCTACGTGGCGCGGGTGTCGCAGCTGATGATGGCGTTCTTCATCACCTGCATGCTGGGCGTGCTCTACAGCCTGCTCGGCACGTTCAGCGTCGAGGTGCTGTGGCTTCGGGTCGCCGAGACGGCGGTCGGCGCGGCGGCCGGGCTCGTCGCGGCGGTCCTGGTGGTGCCGGTGCGCACCCGCACCGTGATGGTGTCCGACATCGACACCGCACTGGTGAACCTGTGCGAGTTCCTGGCCGGCGCGGAAGCGCTGCTGTCCGGGCGGGAGAACGTGAACGTGATCGAACTGTCCCGGGAGCTGGACCGCTCGGTGGAGAAGGTGCGCGCCACGATCGAGCCGCTGACCCACCCGATCAGCCTCGCCAGCCGCCGCGACTACGGCTGGTACGTGCTGAGCACCCTGGACCGGCTCGCGTTCCGGGCGCGGCAGGTCGCCGCCCGCGCCGAACCGGGCCTGCTGCCCGCCGACGACCGGCTGACCGCGCTGATCGAGCGGATCAGCCGCAACATCGACGTGATCCGCGACGCCCTGGACGGGGACGAGCGCCGCACGCTGACCCGCAACACCAGCGCACCCGACGTCCACGAGGCGGACAACGCGCAGGCACGCTCCGTGCTCACCAGTCTGGGCCGGATGGAGGCCGGGACCGTCGCACTGGGCAGGGCGTTCGAGGTTCCGGTGACCGACTCGACTCGATCGGTTCAGCAGAACGTGAGCCGACGCACCACGTCAGTGCAGGCAGAGGGCGATAAGGTCACGAGCACAAGCCAGAATTCCGTCCGCAGGAGTACGCAATGA
- a CDS encoding MerR family transcriptional regulator codes for MLTIGELAASAGVTVRAVRHYHAKGLLPEPERDHSGYRRYDAGAVIQLIKIRTLAEAGVPLARVRELLRAGAEEFAAAVRDIDRQLQAEIRQRQRHREQIARLTTGDHLALPPEVVSYLDRLRALGVHERILQAERDGWIVLAARSPGRVAEWAARKRDQTADGRLLGFYRILGEALDHDGDDPRLVELADELAAYFSRLADEQGEDYVDDIDLEPTLVQLMDTLAFDTVPPARRLIQLLTERGWTGWTKLVRVPPRADAASR; via the coding sequence ATGTTGACCATCGGGGAGCTGGCGGCCTCCGCGGGAGTGACGGTGCGCGCGGTGCGGCACTACCACGCCAAGGGGCTGCTGCCCGAACCGGAACGGGACCACTCCGGCTACCGGCGGTACGACGCCGGCGCCGTGATCCAGCTCATCAAGATCCGGACCCTCGCCGAGGCCGGCGTCCCGCTGGCCCGGGTGCGGGAGCTGCTCCGGGCCGGTGCCGAGGAGTTCGCCGCGGCTGTCCGGGACATCGACCGGCAGCTGCAGGCCGAGATCCGGCAGCGGCAGCGGCACCGCGAGCAGATCGCCCGGCTCACCACCGGGGACCACCTGGCGCTGCCCCCGGAGGTCGTCTCGTACCTCGACCGGTTGCGGGCGCTCGGCGTCCACGAGCGGATCCTCCAGGCCGAACGGGACGGCTGGATCGTGCTGGCCGCGCGCTCACCGGGGCGGGTGGCGGAGTGGGCGGCCCGCAAGCGCGACCAGACGGCGGACGGCCGGCTGCTCGGCTTCTACCGCATCCTCGGGGAGGCCCTCGACCACGACGGGGACGACCCCCGGCTGGTCGAGCTCGCCGACGAACTGGCCGCCTACTTCTCGCGGCTGGCCGACGAACAGGGCGAGGACTACGTCGACGACATCGATCTGGAGCCCACGCTGGTCCAGCTGATGGACACCCTGGCCTTCGACACCGTGCCGCCGGCGCGCCGGCTGATCCAGCTGCTCACGGAACGAGGCTGGACCGGCTGGACCAAGCTCGTGCGCGTCCCGCCGCGAGCGGATGCGGCGTCCCGGTGA
- a CDS encoding alpha/beta fold hydrolase, with protein MTTTQNFTIHHDGVTIAATRGGRGRLVVLCPGLNSTQADLQELAGLLRRDHDVVTFDLRGHGLSSAAGQYSFSAFLGDLVAVMAELGHRDPDAAPLLVGYSLGADLAVHYAAGHPGTVSGLLLIDGANPVPEPFLTEAVLPEFRAMWEDLAARQQARRGTARQVLLTGQEILDLNVEIDQVRAGILARYAVIGRPITMIMSRSMAGEGDGEFVRSLNRNWRAGAERLQREHPRIATHWLDADHQLVFTHAMDIAAITRTLVPC; from the coding sequence ATGACCACGACCCAGAACTTCACGATCCACCACGACGGCGTCACCATCGCCGCGACCCGCGGCGGCCGGGGACGCCTGGTGGTCCTGTGCCCCGGGCTCAACTCGACGCAGGCCGACCTGCAGGAGCTGGCCGGGCTGCTGCGGCGTGACCACGACGTGGTGACCTTCGACCTGCGCGGTCACGGTCTCAGCTCGGCCGCCGGCCAGTACTCGTTCAGCGCGTTCCTCGGCGATCTGGTGGCGGTCATGGCGGAGCTGGGACACCGTGACCCCGACGCCGCGCCGCTGCTGGTGGGCTACTCGCTGGGCGCCGACCTCGCCGTGCACTACGCGGCCGGGCACCCGGGCACCGTGTCCGGTCTCCTGCTCATCGACGGCGCCAACCCGGTGCCCGAACCGTTCCTCACCGAGGCCGTCCTGCCGGAGTTCCGCGCGATGTGGGAGGACCTCGCGGCGCGCCAGCAGGCCCGGCGGGGCACCGCCCGCCAGGTGCTGCTGACCGGGCAGGAGATCCTCGACCTGAACGTGGAGATCGACCAGGTGCGGGCCGGGATCCTCGCCCGGTACGCCGTGATCGGCCGGCCCATCACCATGATCATGTCCAGGTCCATGGCCGGGGAGGGTGACGGCGAATTCGTGCGGTCGCTGAACCGGAACTGGCGGGCCGGGGCCGAGCGGCTCCAGCGCGAGCACCCGCGCATCGCCACCCACTGGCTGGACGCCGACCACCAGCTGGTGTTCACCCACGCCATGGACATCGCGGCGATCACGCGCACACTGGTCCCATGTTGA